Genomic DNA from Candidatus Omnitrophota bacterium:
CTTCGCGCCATAAACGAAAACAGACCCGGATCCAAATCACCGGAGCGCGTGCTCATCACCAGACCCGCTGCAGGCGTGAAGCCCATGCTGGTGTCGATGCTCTTGCCGTCGCGCACGGCGGATAGGCTTGCGCCATTGCCGAGATGGGCAAGGATCACGCGACCCTTCGTTGCCGCCGGGTCGCCGAGGTGCGCGAGTTCCTCCATGAGGAATTCATAAGACAAACCGTGGAATCCATAACGTCGAACGCCCGCTGCCTCGTAGCGTCGCGGAATCGGCAGCAGACTGGCGACCCGCGGCATGGGGCGGTGAAACGCGGTGTCAAAGCACGCCACCTGAGACAATGAAGGATGGCGTTGGCGGAATGCCTCTATCAACTCGATCTCAAGCGGAAGATGCTCCGGGTCATACGGCGTGATGCGGTGCAATTCATCAAGCAACTCTGGCGTGACCCGCTCTGGTTCTGTATGCGTCATTCCATGCACCACCCGGTGTCCCACGGCTTTGACCGAAACGAAAACCGGCTGCGTTTCGAGCCAATCCAGTAGAAAAGCGACCGCCGAACGGTCATCAGATTGGTCGATGGCGCGACTATCCTGTGGTTTTCCAGTAGAGTCCTTGAAGGCCAAATTCGTGCCGCTCAGACCGACGCGGTCCACTTTTCCATCCAGCAACAGCCGCAGAGGTTCGCCCTCCTCATACAGCGCGAACCGAATGCTCGACGAGCCGCCGTTTATTGTCAGAACAGAAAACGGCTCACGGCGTGCTGAACCTCTCAACTGATTATTGATGGGCATGTCGGGATTCCTCCTTTACCGGCAACGTGCGGATGTTATCCACAGCAGCCTCCAGGATTGTTCTCCGTCTTAGCACCGGAGTGCGTGGACAGAAATTTTTGCCGACAGTGGTCGCCGCAAAAGT
This window encodes:
- a CDS encoding acetate/propionate family kinase produces the protein MPINNQLRGSARREPFSVLTINGGSSSIRFALYEEGEPLRLLLDGKVDRVGLSGTNLAFKDSTGKPQDSRAIDQSDDRSAVAFLLDWLETQPVFVSVKAVGHRVVHGMTHTEPERVTPELLDELHRITPYDPEHLPLEIELIEAFRQRHPSLSQVACFDTAFHRPMPRVASLLPIPRRYEAAGVRRYGFHGLSYEFLMEELAHLGDPAATKGRVILAHLGNGASLSAVRDGKSIDTSMGFTPAAGLVMSTRSGDLDPGLFSFMARSEQMTASQFDEMINHESGLLGVSEISSDLRDLLARESDDVRAAEAVALFCYQVKKWIGSFAAALGGLDTLVFAGGIGENAPLIRARICDGLGFLGIELNEGRNTENASLISTDGGRVAVRVIRTDEELMIARSVIRILGLG